In Elgaria multicarinata webbii isolate HBS135686 ecotype San Diego chromosome 19, rElgMul1.1.pri, whole genome shotgun sequence, a genomic segment contains:
- the BRD3 gene encoding bromodomain-containing protein 3 isoform X1: protein MSAVTSAVPAPQGPVNPPPPEVTNSSKPGRKTNQLQYMQNVVVKTLWKHQFAWPFYQPVDAIKLNLPDYHKIIKNPMDMGTIKKRLEHNYYWSASECMQDFNTMFTNCYIYNKPTDDIVLMAQALEKIFLQKVAQMPQEEVELLPPVPKGKARKTAGGAHSAGAQHLAATAVSSVSPPAPFQNVPASVSQTPVIAVTPVPTITANVAPIAAPPAAAAPPPPPPPPAAPLRPVVPPTPPIVKKKGVKRKADTTTPTTSAITASRSESPTPLSESKQAKVVARRESGGRPIKPPKKDLEDGEVPQHAGKKGKLSEHLKYCDSILKEMLSKKHAAYAWPFYKPVDAEALELHDYHDIIKHPMDLSTVKKKMDGREYQDAQGFAADIRLMFSNCYKYNPPDHEVVAMARKLQDVFEMRFAKMPDEPAEPPPPPAPTAPVVSKSTESSHSSEESSSDSDSSDSEEERATRLAELQEQDGSRLLRQCYTVNDSRDWNGWNLKAVHEQLAALSQAPVNKPKKKKEKKEKEKKKKDKEKEREKEKHKAKAAAAAAAAAEEEKKSKAAQPAKQAQQKKAPAKKANSSTAAAGRQPKKAGKPPSAAYDSDEEEEGGLPMTYDEKRQLSLDINRLPGEKLGRVVHIIQSREPSLRDSNPDEIEIDFETLKPTTLRELERYVKSCLQKKQRKPFFSAIVRSSPTAASGKKPAAKSKEEIAQEKKKELEKRLQDVSGQLNNKKPAKKEKSGSAPSGGPSHLTSSSSSESGTSSSSGSSSDSSDSE, encoded by the exons GATtatcacaaaataataaaaaacccgaTGGACATGGGGACGATCAAGAAGAGGCTGGAGCACAACTACTATTGGAGCGCCAGCGAGTGCATGCAGGATTTCAACACCATGTTTACAAACTGTTACATTTACAACAAG CCCACCGACGACATCGTCCTCATGGCCCAAGCCTTGGAGAAGATCTTCCTGCAGAAGGTGGCCCAGATGCCTCAGGAGGAGGTGGAGCTGCTTCCCCCGGTACCCAAAGGCAAGGCTCGGAAGACGGCCGGCGGCGCCCACAGCGCAG GAGCCCAGCACCTGGCAGCGACAGCGGTGTCCTCCGTGTCTCCCCCGGCCCCTTTCCAGAACGTCCCCGCCTCGGTATCGCAGACCCCCGTCATCGCCGTCACGCCCGTGCCAACCATTACCGCAAATGTCGCCCCCATCGCTGCTCCCCCGGCGGCAGCAGCGCCCCCGCCTCCCCCGCCTCCCCCAGCTGCTCCCCTCAGGCCCGTCGTCCCTCCGACGCCACCGATTGTCAAG AAAAAGGGGGTGAAGCGGAAAGCGGACACCACTACGCCCACCACGTCGGCCATCACGGCCAGCCGGAGCGAGTCGCCCACGCCGCTGTCGGAGTCCAAGCAGGCCAAAGTCGTGGCCCGGCGGGAGAGCGGTGGCCGGCCCATCAAGCCCCCCAAGAAGGACCTGGAGGACGGGGAGGTCCCTCAGCACGCTGGCAAGAAGGGCAAGCTCTCGGAGCACCTCAAGTACTGCGACAGCATCCTCAAGGAGATGCTGTCCAAGAAGCACGCAGCCTACGCCTGGCCCTTCTACAAGCCCGTCGACGCCGAGGCCCTGGAGCTGCACGACTATCACGACATCATCAAGCACCCCATGGACCTCAGCACTGTGAAA AAAAAAATGGACGGCCGGGAATATCAAGATGCCCAGGGTTTCGCGGCGGACATTCGATTAATGTTCTCTAATTGCTACAAGTACAACCCTCCTGACCACGAAGTGGTGGCCATGGCCAGAAAGCTCCAG GACGTCTTCGAGATGCGGTTCGCCAAGATGCCGGACGAGCCGGCAGAACCCCCTCCCCCGCCTGCCCCGACCGCGCCGGTCGTGAGCAAAAGCACAGAGAGCAGCCACAGCAGCGAAGAGAGCTCGTCCGATTCGGACAGTTCGGACTCGGAGGAGGAGAGGGCCACGCGGTTGGCGGAGCTGCAGGAGCAG GACGGTTCCCGATTATTGAGGCAGTGCTACACGGTCAATGACTCCCGGGACTGGAATGGATGGAat CTCAAGGCCGTCCACGAACAGCTGGCCGCCCTGTCGCAAGCGCCTGTGAACAagccaaagaagaagaaggagaagaaggagaaagagaagaagaagaaggacaaggagaaggagagggagaaggagaagcacaAGGCCAAAGCTGCcgcagctgctgccgccgccgccgaagaGGAGAAGAAGTCCAAGGCCGCCCAGCCGGCAAAGCAGGCCCAGCAGAAGAAGGCACCAGCCAAGAAGGCCAACAGCAGCACCGCCGCTGCGGGCAG gcAGCCGAAGAAGGCGGGGAAGCCGCCGTCCGCGGCCTACGACtcggacgaggaggaggaggggggcttgccCATGACCTACGACGAGAAGCGGCAGCTCAGCTTGGACATCAACCGGCTCCCGGGGGAGAAGCTAGGCCGGGTGGTGCACATCATCCAGTCACGGGAGCCTTCGCTCAGGGACTCCAACCCGGACGAGATCGAAATCGATTTCGAGACCTTGAAGCCCACCACGTTGCGGGAGCTGGAGAGATACGTCAAGTCCTGcttgcagaagaagcagcggaaGCCGTTCT TCTCAGCCATTGTGCGTTCCTCCCCCACAGCGGCAAGTGGGAAGAAGCCGGCCGCCAAGTCCAAGGAGGAGATCGctcaggagaagaagaaggagctggagAAGCGGCTGCAGGACGTGAGCGGCCAGTTGAACAACAAGAAGCCCGCCAAGAAAG AAAAATCCGGCTCCGCTCCTTCCGGAGGCCCGTCTCATCTCACCAGTAGCAGCTCTTCTGAATCTGGGACCAGCAGTTCCAGCGGATCCAGTTCGGACAGTAGCGATTCGGAATAA
- the BRD3 gene encoding bromodomain-containing protein 3 isoform X4 translates to MSAVTSAVPAPQGPVNPPPPEVTNSSKPGRKTNQLQYMQNVVVKTLWKHQFAWPFYQPVDAIKLNLPDYHKIIKNPMDMGTIKKRLEHNYYWSASECMQDFNTMFTNCYIYNKPTDDIVLMAQALEKIFLQKVAQMPQEEVELLPPVPKGKARKTAGGAHSAGAQHLAATAVSSVSPPAPFQNVPASVSQTPVIAVTPVPTITANVAPIAAPPAAAAPPPPPPPPAAPLRPVVPPTPPIVKKKGVKRKADTTTPTTSAITASRSESPTPLSESKQAKVVARRESGGRPIKPPKKDLEDGEVPQHAGKKGKLSEHLKYCDSILKEMLSKKHAAYAWPFYKPVDAEALELHDYHDIIKHPMDLSTVKKKMDGREYQDAQGFAADIRLMFSNCYKYNPPDHEVVAMARKLQDVFEMRFAKMPDEPAEPPPPPAPTAPVVSKSTESSHSSEESSSDSDSSDSEEERATRLAELQEQLKAVHEQLAALSQAPVNKPKKKKEKKEKEKKKKDKEKEREKEKHKAKAAAAAAAAAEEEKKSKAAQPAKQAQQKKAPAKKANSSTAAAGRQPKKAGKPPSAAYDSDEEEEGGLPMTYDEKRQLSLDINRLPGEKLGRVVHIIQSREPSLRDSNPDEIEIDFETLKPTTLRELERYVKSCLQKKQRKPFSASGKKPAAKSKEEIAQEKKKELEKRLQDVSGQLNNKKPAKKEKSGSAPSGGPSHLTSSSSSESGTSSSSGSSSDSSDSE, encoded by the exons GATtatcacaaaataataaaaaacccgaTGGACATGGGGACGATCAAGAAGAGGCTGGAGCACAACTACTATTGGAGCGCCAGCGAGTGCATGCAGGATTTCAACACCATGTTTACAAACTGTTACATTTACAACAAG CCCACCGACGACATCGTCCTCATGGCCCAAGCCTTGGAGAAGATCTTCCTGCAGAAGGTGGCCCAGATGCCTCAGGAGGAGGTGGAGCTGCTTCCCCCGGTACCCAAAGGCAAGGCTCGGAAGACGGCCGGCGGCGCCCACAGCGCAG GAGCCCAGCACCTGGCAGCGACAGCGGTGTCCTCCGTGTCTCCCCCGGCCCCTTTCCAGAACGTCCCCGCCTCGGTATCGCAGACCCCCGTCATCGCCGTCACGCCCGTGCCAACCATTACCGCAAATGTCGCCCCCATCGCTGCTCCCCCGGCGGCAGCAGCGCCCCCGCCTCCCCCGCCTCCCCCAGCTGCTCCCCTCAGGCCCGTCGTCCCTCCGACGCCACCGATTGTCAAG AAAAAGGGGGTGAAGCGGAAAGCGGACACCACTACGCCCACCACGTCGGCCATCACGGCCAGCCGGAGCGAGTCGCCCACGCCGCTGTCGGAGTCCAAGCAGGCCAAAGTCGTGGCCCGGCGGGAGAGCGGTGGCCGGCCCATCAAGCCCCCCAAGAAGGACCTGGAGGACGGGGAGGTCCCTCAGCACGCTGGCAAGAAGGGCAAGCTCTCGGAGCACCTCAAGTACTGCGACAGCATCCTCAAGGAGATGCTGTCCAAGAAGCACGCAGCCTACGCCTGGCCCTTCTACAAGCCCGTCGACGCCGAGGCCCTGGAGCTGCACGACTATCACGACATCATCAAGCACCCCATGGACCTCAGCACTGTGAAA AAAAAAATGGACGGCCGGGAATATCAAGATGCCCAGGGTTTCGCGGCGGACATTCGATTAATGTTCTCTAATTGCTACAAGTACAACCCTCCTGACCACGAAGTGGTGGCCATGGCCAGAAAGCTCCAG GACGTCTTCGAGATGCGGTTCGCCAAGATGCCGGACGAGCCGGCAGAACCCCCTCCCCCGCCTGCCCCGACCGCGCCGGTCGTGAGCAAAAGCACAGAGAGCAGCCACAGCAGCGAAGAGAGCTCGTCCGATTCGGACAGTTCGGACTCGGAGGAGGAGAGGGCCACGCGGTTGGCGGAGCTGCAGGAGCAG CTCAAGGCCGTCCACGAACAGCTGGCCGCCCTGTCGCAAGCGCCTGTGAACAagccaaagaagaagaaggagaagaaggagaaagagaagaagaagaaggacaaggagaaggagagggagaaggagaagcacaAGGCCAAAGCTGCcgcagctgctgccgccgccgccgaagaGGAGAAGAAGTCCAAGGCCGCCCAGCCGGCAAAGCAGGCCCAGCAGAAGAAGGCACCAGCCAAGAAGGCCAACAGCAGCACCGCCGCTGCGGGCAG gcAGCCGAAGAAGGCGGGGAAGCCGCCGTCCGCGGCCTACGACtcggacgaggaggaggaggggggcttgccCATGACCTACGACGAGAAGCGGCAGCTCAGCTTGGACATCAACCGGCTCCCGGGGGAGAAGCTAGGCCGGGTGGTGCACATCATCCAGTCACGGGAGCCTTCGCTCAGGGACTCCAACCCGGACGAGATCGAAATCGATTTCGAGACCTTGAAGCCCACCACGTTGCGGGAGCTGGAGAGATACGTCAAGTCCTGcttgcagaagaagcagcggaaGCCGTTCT CGGCAAGTGGGAAGAAGCCGGCCGCCAAGTCCAAGGAGGAGATCGctcaggagaagaagaaggagctggagAAGCGGCTGCAGGACGTGAGCGGCCAGTTGAACAACAAGAAGCCCGCCAAGAAAG AAAAATCCGGCTCCGCTCCTTCCGGAGGCCCGTCTCATCTCACCAGTAGCAGCTCTTCTGAATCTGGGACCAGCAGTTCCAGCGGATCCAGTTCGGACAGTAGCGATTCGGAATAA
- the BRD3OS gene encoding putative uncharacterized protein BRD3OS, translating into MSGSRPPLAEKAFSEAYARLRYRDTSLLIWQQQQQKLETVPPGTYLSRSRSVWYSQYGNQAILVRDKNKLDVSRDTGQSKFCTVM; encoded by the coding sequence ATGAGCGGCAGCCGCCCTCCCCTGGCTGAGAAGGCGTTCTCAGAGGCCTACGCCCGCCTCCGTTACAGGGACACCTCTTTGCTGatctggcagcagcaacagcagaagtTGGAGACCGTCCCGCCGGGAACCTACCTGAGCAGGAGCCGCAGCGTGTGGTACTCGCAGTACGGCAACCAGGCAATTCTGGTGCGGGATAAGAACAAGCTTGACGTCTCCAGGGACACGGGGCAATCCAAATTTTGCACTGTGATGTAA
- the BRD3 gene encoding bromodomain-containing protein 3 isoform X2 produces MSAVTSAVPAPQGPVNPPPPEVTNSSKPGRKTNQLQYMQNVVVKTLWKHQFAWPFYQPVDAIKLNLPDYHKIIKNPMDMGTIKKRLEHNYYWSASECMQDFNTMFTNCYIYNKPTDDIVLMAQALEKIFLQKVAQMPQEEVELLPPVPKGKARKTAGGAHSAGAQHLAATAVSSVSPPAPFQNVPASVSQTPVIAVTPVPTITANVAPIAAPPAAAAPPPPPPPPAAPLRPVVPPTPPIVKKKGVKRKADTTTPTTSAITASRSESPTPLSESKQAKVVARRESGGRPIKPPKKDLEDGEVPQHAGKKGKLSEHLKYCDSILKEMLSKKHAAYAWPFYKPVDAEALELHDYHDIIKHPMDLSTVKKKMDGREYQDAQGFAADIRLMFSNCYKYNPPDHEVVAMARKLQDVFEMRFAKMPDEPAEPPPPPAPTAPVVSKSTESSHSSEESSSDSDSSDSEEERATRLAELQEQDGSRLLRQCYTVNDSRDWNGWNLKAVHEQLAALSQAPVNKPKKKKEKKEKEKKKKDKEKEREKEKHKAKAAAAAAAAAEEEKKSKAAQPAKQAQQKKAPAKKANSSTAAAGRQPKKAGKPPSAAYDSDEEEEGGLPMTYDEKRQLSLDINRLPGEKLGRVVHIIQSREPSLRDSNPDEIEIDFETLKPTTLRELERYVKSCLQKKQRKPFSASGKKPAAKSKEEIAQEKKKELEKRLQDVSGQLNNKKPAKKEKSGSAPSGGPSHLTSSSSSESGTSSSSGSSSDSSDSE; encoded by the exons GATtatcacaaaataataaaaaacccgaTGGACATGGGGACGATCAAGAAGAGGCTGGAGCACAACTACTATTGGAGCGCCAGCGAGTGCATGCAGGATTTCAACACCATGTTTACAAACTGTTACATTTACAACAAG CCCACCGACGACATCGTCCTCATGGCCCAAGCCTTGGAGAAGATCTTCCTGCAGAAGGTGGCCCAGATGCCTCAGGAGGAGGTGGAGCTGCTTCCCCCGGTACCCAAAGGCAAGGCTCGGAAGACGGCCGGCGGCGCCCACAGCGCAG GAGCCCAGCACCTGGCAGCGACAGCGGTGTCCTCCGTGTCTCCCCCGGCCCCTTTCCAGAACGTCCCCGCCTCGGTATCGCAGACCCCCGTCATCGCCGTCACGCCCGTGCCAACCATTACCGCAAATGTCGCCCCCATCGCTGCTCCCCCGGCGGCAGCAGCGCCCCCGCCTCCCCCGCCTCCCCCAGCTGCTCCCCTCAGGCCCGTCGTCCCTCCGACGCCACCGATTGTCAAG AAAAAGGGGGTGAAGCGGAAAGCGGACACCACTACGCCCACCACGTCGGCCATCACGGCCAGCCGGAGCGAGTCGCCCACGCCGCTGTCGGAGTCCAAGCAGGCCAAAGTCGTGGCCCGGCGGGAGAGCGGTGGCCGGCCCATCAAGCCCCCCAAGAAGGACCTGGAGGACGGGGAGGTCCCTCAGCACGCTGGCAAGAAGGGCAAGCTCTCGGAGCACCTCAAGTACTGCGACAGCATCCTCAAGGAGATGCTGTCCAAGAAGCACGCAGCCTACGCCTGGCCCTTCTACAAGCCCGTCGACGCCGAGGCCCTGGAGCTGCACGACTATCACGACATCATCAAGCACCCCATGGACCTCAGCACTGTGAAA AAAAAAATGGACGGCCGGGAATATCAAGATGCCCAGGGTTTCGCGGCGGACATTCGATTAATGTTCTCTAATTGCTACAAGTACAACCCTCCTGACCACGAAGTGGTGGCCATGGCCAGAAAGCTCCAG GACGTCTTCGAGATGCGGTTCGCCAAGATGCCGGACGAGCCGGCAGAACCCCCTCCCCCGCCTGCCCCGACCGCGCCGGTCGTGAGCAAAAGCACAGAGAGCAGCCACAGCAGCGAAGAGAGCTCGTCCGATTCGGACAGTTCGGACTCGGAGGAGGAGAGGGCCACGCGGTTGGCGGAGCTGCAGGAGCAG GACGGTTCCCGATTATTGAGGCAGTGCTACACGGTCAATGACTCCCGGGACTGGAATGGATGGAat CTCAAGGCCGTCCACGAACAGCTGGCCGCCCTGTCGCAAGCGCCTGTGAACAagccaaagaagaagaaggagaagaaggagaaagagaagaagaagaaggacaaggagaaggagagggagaaggagaagcacaAGGCCAAAGCTGCcgcagctgctgccgccgccgccgaagaGGAGAAGAAGTCCAAGGCCGCCCAGCCGGCAAAGCAGGCCCAGCAGAAGAAGGCACCAGCCAAGAAGGCCAACAGCAGCACCGCCGCTGCGGGCAG gcAGCCGAAGAAGGCGGGGAAGCCGCCGTCCGCGGCCTACGACtcggacgaggaggaggaggggggcttgccCATGACCTACGACGAGAAGCGGCAGCTCAGCTTGGACATCAACCGGCTCCCGGGGGAGAAGCTAGGCCGGGTGGTGCACATCATCCAGTCACGGGAGCCTTCGCTCAGGGACTCCAACCCGGACGAGATCGAAATCGATTTCGAGACCTTGAAGCCCACCACGTTGCGGGAGCTGGAGAGATACGTCAAGTCCTGcttgcagaagaagcagcggaaGCCGTTCT CGGCAAGTGGGAAGAAGCCGGCCGCCAAGTCCAAGGAGGAGATCGctcaggagaagaagaaggagctggagAAGCGGCTGCAGGACGTGAGCGGCCAGTTGAACAACAAGAAGCCCGCCAAGAAAG AAAAATCCGGCTCCGCTCCTTCCGGAGGCCCGTCTCATCTCACCAGTAGCAGCTCTTCTGAATCTGGGACCAGCAGTTCCAGCGGATCCAGTTCGGACAGTAGCGATTCGGAATAA
- the BRD3 gene encoding bromodomain-containing protein 3 isoform X3 translates to MSAVTSAVPAPQGPVNPPPPEVTNSSKPGRKTNQLQYMQNVVVKTLWKHQFAWPFYQPVDAIKLNLPDYHKIIKNPMDMGTIKKRLEHNYYWSASECMQDFNTMFTNCYIYNKPTDDIVLMAQALEKIFLQKVAQMPQEEVELLPPVPKGKARKTAGGAHSAGAQHLAATAVSSVSPPAPFQNVPASVSQTPVIAVTPVPTITANVAPIAAPPAAAAPPPPPPPPAAPLRPVVPPTPPIVKKKGVKRKADTTTPTTSAITASRSESPTPLSESKQAKVVARRESGGRPIKPPKKDLEDGEVPQHAGKKGKLSEHLKYCDSILKEMLSKKHAAYAWPFYKPVDAEALELHDYHDIIKHPMDLSTVKKKMDGREYQDAQGFAADIRLMFSNCYKYNPPDHEVVAMARKLQDVFEMRFAKMPDEPAEPPPPPAPTAPVVSKSTESSHSSEESSSDSDSSDSEEERATRLAELQEQLKAVHEQLAALSQAPVNKPKKKKEKKEKEKKKKDKEKEREKEKHKAKAAAAAAAAAEEEKKSKAAQPAKQAQQKKAPAKKANSSTAAAGRQPKKAGKPPSAAYDSDEEEEGGLPMTYDEKRQLSLDINRLPGEKLGRVVHIIQSREPSLRDSNPDEIEIDFETLKPTTLRELERYVKSCLQKKQRKPFFSAIVRSSPTAASGKKPAAKSKEEIAQEKKKELEKRLQDVSGQLNNKKPAKKEKSGSAPSGGPSHLTSSSSSESGTSSSSGSSSDSSDSE, encoded by the exons GATtatcacaaaataataaaaaacccgaTGGACATGGGGACGATCAAGAAGAGGCTGGAGCACAACTACTATTGGAGCGCCAGCGAGTGCATGCAGGATTTCAACACCATGTTTACAAACTGTTACATTTACAACAAG CCCACCGACGACATCGTCCTCATGGCCCAAGCCTTGGAGAAGATCTTCCTGCAGAAGGTGGCCCAGATGCCTCAGGAGGAGGTGGAGCTGCTTCCCCCGGTACCCAAAGGCAAGGCTCGGAAGACGGCCGGCGGCGCCCACAGCGCAG GAGCCCAGCACCTGGCAGCGACAGCGGTGTCCTCCGTGTCTCCCCCGGCCCCTTTCCAGAACGTCCCCGCCTCGGTATCGCAGACCCCCGTCATCGCCGTCACGCCCGTGCCAACCATTACCGCAAATGTCGCCCCCATCGCTGCTCCCCCGGCGGCAGCAGCGCCCCCGCCTCCCCCGCCTCCCCCAGCTGCTCCCCTCAGGCCCGTCGTCCCTCCGACGCCACCGATTGTCAAG AAAAAGGGGGTGAAGCGGAAAGCGGACACCACTACGCCCACCACGTCGGCCATCACGGCCAGCCGGAGCGAGTCGCCCACGCCGCTGTCGGAGTCCAAGCAGGCCAAAGTCGTGGCCCGGCGGGAGAGCGGTGGCCGGCCCATCAAGCCCCCCAAGAAGGACCTGGAGGACGGGGAGGTCCCTCAGCACGCTGGCAAGAAGGGCAAGCTCTCGGAGCACCTCAAGTACTGCGACAGCATCCTCAAGGAGATGCTGTCCAAGAAGCACGCAGCCTACGCCTGGCCCTTCTACAAGCCCGTCGACGCCGAGGCCCTGGAGCTGCACGACTATCACGACATCATCAAGCACCCCATGGACCTCAGCACTGTGAAA AAAAAAATGGACGGCCGGGAATATCAAGATGCCCAGGGTTTCGCGGCGGACATTCGATTAATGTTCTCTAATTGCTACAAGTACAACCCTCCTGACCACGAAGTGGTGGCCATGGCCAGAAAGCTCCAG GACGTCTTCGAGATGCGGTTCGCCAAGATGCCGGACGAGCCGGCAGAACCCCCTCCCCCGCCTGCCCCGACCGCGCCGGTCGTGAGCAAAAGCACAGAGAGCAGCCACAGCAGCGAAGAGAGCTCGTCCGATTCGGACAGTTCGGACTCGGAGGAGGAGAGGGCCACGCGGTTGGCGGAGCTGCAGGAGCAG CTCAAGGCCGTCCACGAACAGCTGGCCGCCCTGTCGCAAGCGCCTGTGAACAagccaaagaagaagaaggagaagaaggagaaagagaagaagaagaaggacaaggagaaggagagggagaaggagaagcacaAGGCCAAAGCTGCcgcagctgctgccgccgccgccgaagaGGAGAAGAAGTCCAAGGCCGCCCAGCCGGCAAAGCAGGCCCAGCAGAAGAAGGCACCAGCCAAGAAGGCCAACAGCAGCACCGCCGCTGCGGGCAG gcAGCCGAAGAAGGCGGGGAAGCCGCCGTCCGCGGCCTACGACtcggacgaggaggaggaggggggcttgccCATGACCTACGACGAGAAGCGGCAGCTCAGCTTGGACATCAACCGGCTCCCGGGGGAGAAGCTAGGCCGGGTGGTGCACATCATCCAGTCACGGGAGCCTTCGCTCAGGGACTCCAACCCGGACGAGATCGAAATCGATTTCGAGACCTTGAAGCCCACCACGTTGCGGGAGCTGGAGAGATACGTCAAGTCCTGcttgcagaagaagcagcggaaGCCGTTCT TCTCAGCCATTGTGCGTTCCTCCCCCACAGCGGCAAGTGGGAAGAAGCCGGCCGCCAAGTCCAAGGAGGAGATCGctcaggagaagaagaaggagctggagAAGCGGCTGCAGGACGTGAGCGGCCAGTTGAACAACAAGAAGCCCGCCAAGAAAG AAAAATCCGGCTCCGCTCCTTCCGGAGGCCCGTCTCATCTCACCAGTAGCAGCTCTTCTGAATCTGGGACCAGCAGTTCCAGCGGATCCAGTTCGGACAGTAGCGATTCGGAATAA